GCGCCATGAAGACACCAGTTACACCCGGGGCAACCGTCTACGGGATAGACCGGATGATCCGCAACGTGGAAACCGGCCGCTTCGAGCGGTCCCTTTCCGGGATTACCGCGATCGGCGCCCTCGTGACCGCCGCAGAAATATATTTTGAGCATGACAAGGCAAGCTTTGGCAACAAACTGATGTGGATCCCTGTTGCCCTCGGACCGCTCGGAGCAGCTGCCGGCGTGGCTGGAGTGTTCAGCAGGCGGATGGCCAAAACGGCGCTCCCCTTGGCCTCCGCAGCAATTGTCGCCAACGGCCTGCAGGGAACATATCTACACGCCCGGGGCATTGCGCAGAAACCCGGCGGGTTTTCGAACTTGAAGTACAACATGGAAATGGGGCCGCCGCTGCTGGCCCCGCTCCTGGTGACTGTGGTGGGCGGCATGGGTCTGCTCGCCGCGGTGCTCAGGAGGGAAAGGTGACGGCCCTGCCGCTGGACCCGAAGGACGGTGGCGGCCGCTTCCCGGGCTTCGATGCCCAGGGGCAGTCCCGGCACTGGGATCAGGTGACGCAAGGCGTCGTTCTGGCACGCCTCGGCCGGCCGGCCGACCTGCGCTTCTTCACCGTCGCGGAGGAGGCAGCAGCGAGGGCGCTGTTTGACCAACTGCTGGACCAGCGTGAGGAACCCCGGGTCCCGGTGGTCAATATGGTCGGCTCACGTTTGGCCGAGGACCAGACCGACGGCTGGCACTACGAGGGCATGGAACCGGACCCGGCGGCCTGGCGCAGCACCCTCGCGGCGCTGGACGCCGAGGCCCGGGCACGGAGCGGGAAAGCGTTTTGCGAGCTGTCCTGGGATGAGCAGGAAGGCCTCCTGACGGACATTCACCACGCCGAACAGTGGCGGGGGCGGCAGGCATCCCAGGTATGGAGCCTCTGGACCCGGTATGCGTGCACGGCCTTCTACTCGCATCCCCTGGCCTGGGATGAGATTGGTTTTGCCGGGCCCGCTTATCCACGCGGATACAAGAATCTTGGCCTCGACGCCCGTGAGCCTTTCGAAGTGCCGGACGCCCGCCCCGGACAGGATCCGGCCCGTCCCAATACAAAATCCGGGAAAGGGAGGCGACACTGATGGCCTCGGTAAAAGATAGGAACGCCTCCGCGTGGCTGCTGCCCCCCGTGCCGGGAACTAACCACGCCATGCGCACCGACATGGCCCGGTTCCAGGACGATGACGAAGTCGACATAGTGATCGTCGGGTGCGGTGCGGGCGGCTCTACTCTCCTGCAGCGCTTGGCCCGCGCGGGCTGGAAGGCAGTCGCCCTGGATGCGGGCCCTTTCTGGGACCCGGAGCGCGACTGGGTCAGCGACGAGGCGGCCTCACACCACCTGTACTGGACGGAACCGCGGGTGATCTCCGGGGACGATCCGGTGCCCCTGGGCTCAAACAACTCGGGCCGGGGCGTGGGCGGCTCCATGGTGCATTACGCAGGCTACACCCCCAGGTTCCACCCGAGTGACTTCCATACCTACAGTGCCGACGGGGTGGGCGCCGACTGGCCCTTCGAGTACGAGGATCTTAAGTCGTACTACGAGGACATCGAAGGCGAACTTCCGGTGGCCGGGGAACACTGGCCGTGGGGCGATCCACACTCCTATCCGCACAGTCCGCACCCCGTCTCCGGGAACGGCGAGCTCTTCCTGCGCGGCGCACTGGCCTGCGGTATCACCGCGAAGGTCGGCCCAGTCGCGATCTCCAACGGCCGCTTCGGCAACCGGCCACACTGCATCTACCGCGGCTTCTGCCTGCAGGGCTGCAAGGTCAACGCAAAAGCCTCACCCCTGATCACCCATATCCCGGATGCCCTGCACCACGGCGCAGAAGTACGGGCTGACTCGATGGTGACGAGGATTGAAGTGGACGACACCACGGGCAAAGCCACCGGCGTGCACTACGTCCGCCACGGCCGCACGCGCTTCCAGCGTGCCCGTATGGTCGCCGTCGCCGGCTACTCCATCGAGACGCCCCGCCTACTGCTCAACTCCACTTCCAAGCGTTTCCCGGACGGGCTGTGCAATGACTTCGACCAGGTGGGGAGGTACCTGATGGTCCAGGGAGCGCCCCAGACGGCCGGCAGGTTCGACTCAGAAGTGCGAATGTGGAAGGCGCCCCCGCCGGAAGTCAGCTCCGAAGACTTCTATGAGACAAACCCGTCCAAGCCCTACAAGCGCGGGTTCTCGATACAGACGGTATCGCCGCTGCCCATCACCTGGGCCGAACACGTCGCCGCCCAGGGTCACTGGGGAGCAAAGTTGCGCGAATACATGAGCGACTACGTGCACTGGGCCTGCCTGGGGGCGCTGTGCGAATTCCTGCCGCAGGCGGACAACCGCGTCACCCTGGCGCAGGAGAAGGACCGGAACTCAATGCCGGTCGCGCACTTCCACTACTCCCAGTGCGACAACGACCGCCAACTCATGGGCGCCGCCCAGGAAGCCATGGAAAAGGTCCTGAAAGCCGCAGGGGCCGACGAGGTCATCACCATCAAGCGCTACGCGCACTTGGTGGGCGGGGCCCGGATGGCGGCGGACGAGCGCCACGGCGTCGTCGACGCCGATTGCCGCAGCTTCGCCGTACCCAACCTCTACATCACCGACGGTAGCGTAATGCCCACCCAAGGAAGCGCCAACCCGGCATTGACCATCATGGCGGTCGCAGCGCGCACCGCTGAACGGCTGATCGCGGGCGGGGCCAACAATGCGGCCTGAGCGAACCACCGGCCGCGTATCCGGGCCGCCGCCACCCAAGGAACGGACCATGCCAAAACAACAGTTCGAAGATTACCTGCTGAACCGATCTCGTGAAGTCAGAACCAAACTGCAGGTATTCCTTCCGCACAGGAAAGGCTGAGCCATGCGCCCCACGGGAACCACCGATCCGGCCCTCACCGGCCTGGACGTCAGCACCTACACGATTCCCACCGATAACTCCGAGGCAGACGGCACCTTCGCCTGGGACGCCACCACGATGGTGGTGGTCCGGACCAGCGCCGGCGGCTGCGAAGGGCTTGGCTGGACCTACGCTCCACCCTCTTGCGCCCAGCTGATCGCGGGATTGCTGGCGCCAGCCGTCTCCGGACGATCTGCGTGGGACACCGGAGGAGCCGCGCAGTCGATGCTGCAGGCCGTGCGCAATTCCGGCCGCAGCGGGCTCGCCGGCTACGCGATCTCCGCGGTGGACTGTGCCCTGTGGGACTTGAAAGCACGCCTGCTTCACCTTCCCCTGTACCGCCTCCTCGGAGCGGTGCGCGACGAGGTCGACATTTACGGCAGCGGCGGGTTCACCACCTACTCCCGCCAGCAACTGCAGGACCAGCTGGGGGGCTGGGTGCACGGCCAGCACATCCCACGGGTCAAAATAAAGATCGGACAGGACCGGGGGAACGCCATTCCCCAGGATTTGGAGCGCATTCGTCAGGCCAGAACCGTCATAGGAGACGACGCTGAGCTGTTCGTAGACGCCAATGGTGCCTATACGGCAAAACAAGCGGTGAGGGTTTATCAAGCGGCCGGCGACTCCAGGCTGGCGTGGTTTGAAGAGCCGGTCTCCTCCGACCACCTGGCCGGCCTGCGGACCGTCAGGGAGGCGATAGCTGCCGACGTCGCCGCGGGTGAATACGGTACAGATCTGTTCTACTTCGAGCGCCTGTGCCGGGCCGAAGCCGTCGACTGTGTCCAGCTGGATGTTTCGCGCTGCGGCGGTATCACCCAATGGCTGCGCATCGCAGCCGTGGTTGCAGCGCACGGGCTTCAGGTATCCGGGCACTGCGCACCGCACCTGAGCGCGCACGCAGCCGCCGCGACGGAGAACTTCCGGCATCTGGAGTGGTTCCACGACCACGTCCGGATCGAACAGACGTTCTTCGACGGGACCTTGGACCCTACGGGCGGCGCAATCATCCCCGACAAGCACTCCCCCGGCAACGGACTCACCATTCGCACGTCCGACATCGAGAAGTACCGGGTGGGCTAGGCGCACCAATACCGCAGACAGTCGGCAAGAGACAGTCGGCAAGGAGGATAGCGCTGATGTCGGCACGAACGAGGGCCGAAGCAGGAAACAGACTGAGCCATGGCTGATACTGGTACCCCTGACGCCCGCGCCGAGCACCGGTGGCCAGCGGCGATTGGACTGCTCGTCGCGCTGGGCCTGTATGCCGCGCTGCCCAGCTCCTTCCTTCCGTGGCTCAGGTATACGGTGGTCGGCGTTGGTCTGACGATGCTGATCCCACTCGTGCACCTGAATCCGCATCGGTTCCACAGGGAAACGCGGTGGTCGAAAAACGTTGCCACCGGGCAGGCGCTGCTTCTGGTCGCCGCGAACGAGGTGGCCCTGGTACAGGTGGTCATCCGGCTCACCACTTCGGGCAACAGCGATGGCCCTGTAATCCTGCTGGCTGCGTTGCAGATCTGGGTCACCAACATCATTGCGTTCGCCCTGGCCTTCTGGGAGATGGACCGCGGTGGCCCTGTTACCCGCCGCCACGCCGAACGCCAGGATATGCCGCCAGCAGACTTCCGGTTCCCTCAAGACGAGGACCACGACGCCATTGAGGAGGTCGCGGCTAGGTCCTCCGAGCGGACCGGGTGGGTCCCATCGTTCATCGATTACGCATACTTCTCGCTATCCAATTCCATGGCCTTCAGCCCCACCGACACTATGCCGCTGTCTACACCGGCAAAAGCCATGATGGGCGTGGAGGCAGCCGGAGCATTCGTCCTTCTGGCCCTCGTCATCTCCCGGGCCGTTTCGCTTCTCAACTGAACGCACGGTTACGGAAGAACCTCTGGATGCAACCCGAAGCGGGACTCTTGCGCTGCGGAATTCGGCATGTCGTCTCATCGGTCAACGGTTGCCGCCGGCTGAACCGCAACGTTTCATCCCCGATCACTCCAACTTTCCCTACGGACGCATCTCACCCATCCAGTTCGGGACGATCCAGATCTTTCGGGGCTGGCTGCCGTTGCGCAAATCCTTCGTCAAGACCATGCTCAGTTGTTGATCGCGTCGCCCGCCAGACGCTTTCCCCAGGGGAATCTGGCCGTTCCCTCGATTGACCCTAAGACCTACTCCTGGGCATCGTTTCGCCTCGAGTCAGACAAGGCGGCGCCGGTCGTGCGCGGCTGTGTTCTGAACTACATTGGCGCGACCGTAGGAGCCGAGCTTCTCGACCGCATAGTCGAGCAGGGCCGCGGCGCGCGACGTAAGGATCATGTCCTCGGGCCAGATGCCCACGACGCGGGAAAGGGTTACCGGCGGGTCGAAGGGGCGGACGGCGACCGGCCGCCCCTCGGCACTCATGGGGAGCACGTTGGGCCTGGACATGAGCAGGCCGTAGCCCACGCCGCGGCCCACGAGCGCCTCGACAAGACCGATCTGGGTGACCCGGGCCGCGATCCTGGGCTCCAGCCCACGCGCCGCGAACGCCTCGACTATGTTGATGGTGCTCGGGGCTGCGTCGTAGAGGATCAGTGGCTCGCCTGCGAGGTCGGTGAGATCCACGGTGCTTCCCGCCGCGAGCGGGTGGTCCGGATGCAGGTGGGCCTCGAGCTCAGTCGGGTAGATCTCGCGGCGACGGTATCCGACGGGGAGGAACCTTTCGTACATGATGGCCACATCGAGGCGTCCCGACTGGAGCGCTGGTAAAAGGTCGTCGGTGCTCCCCACTGTGATCTCGAGGTCCACCCCGGGGTGCCTCCGCGGGAAGCCTTCGAGTAGCTCGGGCACCACGCTCGTGGCGAAGCTCGCGTAGCAGCCAAGCTTAACGGGACCCCGCAGCTCCTCCCCCGGGCCCGAGCCCAGGACGAGCTCGCGTGTGTCCGCGAGGATCCGGCGGGCATGCATTGCAAAGTTCTGCCCCGCAGGAGTCAGTGTCAGCCCTCGGGCCTTGCGGCGCACGCATAGCTGCTCCCCGACAGTCTTTTCTAGCCCCGTTACGGCCTGGGACAACGCCGACTCCGAGATATGCAGATGCGCTGCCGCGGCACTGAGCGTAGTGAAGTTTGGCAAGGCTGCGAACAACTCGAGCTGCCTCAAGCTCACATCGGCCATGTTCACCTCCACATGGATAGACCTTCTTAAGTAAAACAGGACTACATCCACACATTACTGACATTTACATGAGGATGTGAATTGGCTCACCATAAAGCATCCGATTCGCCCGCACTCCTACTAGGACAGCAATGACCCCCTCAACTGCCGTTAGCAATCCGGCCACGCAGCGTCGCGTCGCGCTTGCGACGATTATCGGCACCACGATCGAGTGGTACGACTTCTTCATCTACGCGCTAGGCGCAGGACTCGTGTTCGCCCAACTCTTCTTCAAGCCTGCCGGCGAGGACATAGGGCTCCTGCTCTCCTTCGCCACGGTCGGCGTCTCCTTCCTCTTCCGCCCGCTCGGCGCGTTTCTTGCGGGGCACTACGGCGACATAATCGGCCGCCGTGCCATGCTGGTCCTAACGCTCATCCTCATGGGGACGGCCACGACACTAATCGGCGCCCTGCCCACGTTCGCGCAGATCGGCATCGCAGCGCCGATCCTCCTGCTCTTCCTCCGCATCCTCCAAGGCGTCTCCGCCGGCGGCGAATGGGGTGGCGCCGTCCTCATGGTCGTCGAGCACGCTCCTGCGGACCGCCGCGGCCGCGCTGGCGCCTTGCCGCAGGTCGGTGTCCCGCTCGGCTTTCTCCTCGCTTCGGGCGTGATGGCCCTGATGACCGGCGTCGTCTCCCCTGGACAGGCCTTCCTCGAATGGGGCTGGCGCGTGCCTTTCCTGCTAAGCATCGTGCTTATCGTCGTCGGCTATCTGGTCCGCCGCTCCGTTGAGGAGAGCCCCGTGTTCGCTGAGATCGCCGAGCGCGGCCAGCAGACCAAGTCCCCCGTCGCGGTCCTCTTCAAGCGGCACTGGCACCTCGTGATACTCGCCGCGCTTGTGTTCGTGGGCAACAACGCCGTGGGCTATATGACCACCGGCGGATTCCTCCAGAGCTACGCCACCGGAAAGCTCAAGATAGACACCACGGCGATGCTCATCGCGTCCGCGGTCGCCTCGGCGGCGTGGTTCGTCGCGACGCTCATTGCAGGGCGCCTTGCCGACTCATTCGGTCGGCGGAACACCCTCCTCATCGGCTTCGCGGTGCAGGCCGTGATGGCCTTCCCACTGTTCTGGCTCGTCAACACCGCGACGCTCCCCGGGCTCTACGCCGGGCTGATCCTGCTCTCGATCGGCCTCGGGCTCACGTACGGGCCACTGGCGGCGTGGTACACCGAAATCTTCCCGGCCTCCGTCCGCTTCTCGGGAGTGGCCATCCCCTACGCGATTGGGTCCATCCTCGGCGGGGCGTTCGCGCCCACAATCGCCCAAGCCCTGCTGCAGGCCACCGGAACCACGACCGCAGTCTCGTGGTACATCCTCGTAGCCACCCTCATCGGGGCCGCGGCGACGCTGTGCCTGCGCGACCGGCGCGGCATCCCCCTCGGCCCGGACTACGAGGCCGAGCAGGCCAGCGGCGCCACGATGTTCGCCCCGAACGGGGCCCACAGGGAGGTTGGGGCGAAGCAGTAGCAACCACGTTACCCATCCGCCGTGACGTCCAGGGAACTGTTCAGCATGTCGTCATGGCCTCTTGATAGCCCGCAAATTCAAGGATTACTTAACGTGGTCGAGGAGAACTAATGGTAAATCACACCACCAGAGTCGCGGTCATTGGCGCGGGGATGGGCGGCCTCACCGCTGCGATTGCGCTTACGAGGATCGCCGGTGTCCACGTCACGGTATTCGAACAGGCAAAAAAGCTGGGTGACGTGGGCGCGGGCGTCACCGTCGCCCCGAACGGACAACGCGTTCTCGACAAACTCGGCGTGCTTGAACAGGTCAAGCACGCAGGGGCTACCCCTGACGGACACGGCGTCTACTTGGACGCAATGGGCAATCTGGTTGCCGAAGCAGCCTGGGAAGACTCAGCAAAGCGGTATCGAAATATCGGCATGTACAGGCCCGACCTGGTCAACGTTTTGTCTCGCGAGGTCGCACCTGACACGATCCACCTTGGCCATCGTCTGACCTCGATTCAAGCGCTAGACAGGGGCGTCTGCGTGGGCTTCGAGAACGGCGTAAACAGTGAGTTTGATGCTGTGGTGGGTGCGGACGGCGTCCACTCAGTGGTACGGGATGCCCTGATGCGAGCCCCCGCACCCGTCTACTCCGGATTCATCGCATTTCGCGGGGTACTTGACGCAGCCCTCCTTCCCGACGACTGGCCCATGATCAGCCAGGTATGGATGGGTGAGGGAAAGCACTTCATGTGCTACCCGCTGCAGCAGCGCAAGTTGTTTAACTATGTCGGGTTCGTACCCAGTGACAGGCCTCTTAAAGAGAGCTGGTCGGCGCCGGGGCACGTGAGCGAACTCGCCGCCGAGTTTGAGGGTGAGAAATGGGACCCGAAGCTACGCCACTTCGTTCAACTCATCGACAAGACCTTCTGGTGGGGCCTCTACGACCACGAGCCCCTCACCAATTGGTCGCGAGGGCGCGTCACGTTGCTCGGCGACGCAGCACACACCATGCTGCCCCACGCGGGCCAGGGAGTGAACCAAGCAATGGAGGACAGCATTACTCTCGCCTTTTTCCTCAGGGAGGCCGAAAGCGCCGATGGAATTGCCGAAGCTTTCAAGCGCTACACCGCCGTTCGAATGCAACGCACGGCGATCTTGCAGAACAGCTCTCGCAGAAGCGGCTCGCAGTTCGACGCGCGGAATGAGTTTGAGGACACCAAGAAGCGTGACGCTGACTTGCGCGCAGGACGTGACTTCCGCCGAAGTGTGCTCTTCGACTTCGACGCGGTGGCAGCCGCCGAAAAGGCACTCAAACGATTCAGGAGGATTTAGTTCGCATGACATCGATCAGCATCATTGGCACCGGCAAGATGGGCTCAGCAATTGCCGAAGTATCGGCGCGAGCCGGGGCGAGTATCCAAATTATCAGGCGCAGGACGGGGGCTGGCTCGGCCGCGGAGCGCTCCGACGCGGAATATGGGTTTGTCGGCGATGAACTCACAGGTGACCTCGTCGTCCTCGCCGTTCCCTATGAAGCCTACCCGGATGTTCTTGAGCACTATCGCGATCGGCTCAGCGGCAAGGTCGTCATCGATATCAGCAACCCCATCGATTTCACCACGTACGATGAGCTGCTGGTCCCACCGGACTCCTCCACTGCGGTTGAACTTTCCAAGGCCCTCCCGGCAGGCGTGGCAGTCGTGAAAGCGTTCAACGTCAATCTCGGCGACACGCTCAGCACCGGCACCAATGGCACAACGCGCACGACTGTCCTGTTCGCCGGAGACGACCCAGAGGCGAAAATAGCAGTCGCTGCCCTCCTCGAAGGCGCAGGACTCCGGGCGGTCGACGCCGGCCCTCTTTCGCGTGCAAGGGAACTCGAGGCGATGGGCTTTCTCCAGATCGTCTTGGCAGCAATCGGGAAGACAAGATATGAGTCCGGATTTGCACTGTTGCCGTGAGCGGAAGCGGGGATCTGGCCCGTCAGACCCGGGGCTGGTTCATGGACGCCATCGGCCACCCGGACCAGCCGCACGCATCGCCTACGGCGCCGTGGAGCCTTCGGCCCCGGGGTGCCGACCTTAGGCTCAGCGGGCAGGGGGGCGTTCCTACGGCGCCCGGTCGACAGGAGAGAGAAAGCCACCACAAAATAGCCCGAACAGACATCGGCACAGTGGACGGTGCCCGGCTCACCGAACGGCTTCTGCCCCGATGAGCCGAAAGCCCCTCCCGCCCGCCACCGGCAGCGAAGGCCCCGGGGAGCCGTGCAAGCCAGACGCCAGTGGACTCACCCATCGCAAGCACCAATGCCCGTCCCCAGAAAGCGAATGGCCGCTAAGAACACGGTTCTTAGCGGCCATCGCAAAAGTTCCCAGGGCGGTCAGGACCTACACATTGAAGCGGAACTCCACCACGTCGCCGTCGGCCATGATGTATTCCTTGCCTTCGATCCGGACCTTGCCGCGGGCTTTCGCCTCGGCCATGGAGCCGGCTTCGATCAGGTCGTCAAAGGAGACCACTTCGGCCTTGATGAAGCCACGCTGGAAGTCGGAGTGGATGACACCGGCGGCCTGGGGAGCCGTGTCGCCCTGGTGGATCGTCCAGGCGCGGGTCTCCTTGGGGCCGGCGGTCAGGTAGGTCTGCAGCCCCAGCGTGTGGAACCCGACGCGGGCCAGCTGGTCGAGGCCGGACTCGTCCTGGCCATTCATCTCGAGCATTTCGCGCGCCTCTTCCTCGTCCAGTTCAACGAGGTCTGACTCGAGCTTGGCGTCAAGGAAAATGCAGTCCGCCGGCGCCACCATCGCGCGCAGCTCCGCCTGCTTTTCGGGGTTTCCAAGGATGCCCTCGTCCGCATTGAAGACGTAGATGAAGGGCTTGGCGGTGAGCAGGCCGAGCTCCTTCAGGTGCTCCATCTCCAGCTTGTCGCTCTTGATCGAGGAGAAGATGGTGTCGCCGCGCTCCAGCACAGCCTGGGCAGCCTTGACCGCGGCCAGCTCGGCGGCTTCGCGCTTCTTGATTTTGACTTCTTTTTCGATCCGGGGGACGGCCTTCTCGATGGTCTGGAGGTCCGCGAGGATCAGCTCGGTGTTGATGGTCTCCATGTCCGAGCGCGGGTCGACCTTGCCGTCGACGTGGATGACGTCGGGGTCATCGAACACGCGGACAACCTGCGCGATCGCCTCGGCCTCACGGATGTTCGCCAGGAACTGGTTACCCAGGCCTTCACCCTCGGAGGCGCCCTTGACAATGCCGGCGATGTCCACGAAGGACACGGCGGCCGGCAGCAGGCGCGCCGAGCCGAAGATCTCGGCCAGCTTCGCGAGCCGCGGGTCAGGCAGGTTCACGACGCCAACGTTGGGCTCGATCGTGGCGAACGGGTAGTTCGCCGCGAGCACCTGATTGCGGGTCAGTGCGTTGAAAAGGGTTGATTTGCCGACGTTGGGCAGTCCGACGATGCCAATAGTAAGAGCCACGAGTATTGATTCTACCGGTAAACCGCCCGGTCCCCTGCGGCGGAGGGGCGCTGTTCGCCGTCGGCGCCGCCCGGAGCGCCGCGTTCCGTGCGTCCTCGGCAAAACTGTCAGGGCTGCGTGCCAGAGTGAAGGCATGGACGCTTTCGCACTCATTCTTGCCCTGCTGATGCTGCTGATCGGAGCCGTCGCCGGCGCCGCCTTCACCTTTGTCATGTCCCGGCGCCGCAGTTCCGCCCTGGAACAGGACTTCGACGGCGTTTCCGCGCGTCTGTCCGAAGTAAGCGCCCGGTTCGCCGCCGCCGACGCCGAACGCCGCCTGCTGGCGGCGCAGAACCGGGAGCTGGGCGATGCGAGGGCCCAGGACGGAAGCGTGTTGCGGGCGCTGGCCCCTGTCGCCGAAAAGCTGACGGCGGTCCAGCAACAGGTCTCCCTGCTGGAGCGGGACCGGCTGGAACAGTACGGCCAGCTCGCCCAGCAGCTGCAGGAGGCGAGGCTCTCGGACGAGCAGCTGCTGCGGTCAACGCACGCGCTGGAGTCGGCCCTGCGGTCCAACAGCGCCCGGGGCCAGTGGGGCGAAGTCCAGCTGCGCCGTGTGGTGGAGGCCGCGGGAATGCTCAGGCATGTTGACTTCCACGAGCAGCTGCACAGTTCCGGGTCTGACAACACTATCCGGCCCGACCTCGTCGTCCAGCTCCCGGGCGATAAGCAGCTCGTGGTGGACGCCAAAGTGCCGTTGACGGCGTACCTCGAGGCGCAGGAGCTGGGCTCCCCCGCCGGCGGCCGGGCCCCCGGGTCGGTATCCCTGAACGGCCAGCAGGCCCTGCTGGCCACCCATGCGAAGGCCCTCAAAGCCCACGTTGATGCGCTGAGCAACAAGAAGTACTGGGACATTCCCGGCAACGCCCCGGAACTGGTGATTTGCTTCCTGCCTGCCGAGTCCATCCTGGCCGCCGCCCTCACCGCGGATCCGGCCCTGCTGGACTATGCGCTGTCCAAGAACGTCGTGCTCGCCTCGCCCGGGACGCTGCTGGCGGTCCTCAAGTCAGTGGCGTTCACCTGGCGGCAGGACGTGCTGACGGACAGTGCGCGGGAACTGTTCGAACTGGCCCAGCAGCTCTACGAGCGGATGGGAACCCTGGGCGACAACGTTTCCAAGCTGGGCTCATCGCTGAAGACCTCGGTGGACCGCTACAACTCCCTGGTCGGCACGCTGGAGGCCCGGGTGCTCCCCACCGCACGCAAGCTTAACGCCCTGGACGCCGGGGGTCTTGCGACTCCGACCACTGTCGAGGCGACGCCACGGTCAGTGGCCGCTCCGGAGCTGCAGCCGGGTATCACCGCCGGGAACACCGGGCTCGACGAGGCCGACGACGGCAGTGACAGCGACTCGGAAGAGTCAGCCGCCTAAGACTTCTCTGCGGGGCTAGGGCCGTTCCGCGGGGCGTGCGCCGCGGCCACCCAGGGCCCGGGAGACATCCCCGGCCTGCTTCAGGGTGGCCCGGAGCTCCTTCGGCAGGGAGAAGAGCAGGTCTTCCTCCGCCGTGACGACTTCCTCGACGGCGCCATAGCCGTAGTCGGCCAGGAGCCGGAGCACGTCCTTCACCAGCACCTCCGGCACGGATGCGCCGGAGGTCACGCCGACCGTGGCGACGCCCTCGAACCAGGACTCATCCACCTCATTGGCGAAGTCGACGCGGTAGGAGGCCTTGGCACCGTATTCCAGGGCGACTTCCACCAGGCGCACGGAGTTCGAGGAGTTGGCCGAACCAACCACAATCACGAGGTCGGCCTGCGGCGAGATCTTCTTGATGGCCACCTGGCGGTTCGTGGTCGCGTAGCAGATGTCATCGCTGGGCGGATCCTGCAGGGTGGGGAAACGCTCCTTCAGCAGGCGCACGGTCTCCATGGTTTCGTCCACGCTCAGGGTGGTCTGCGAGAGCCAGATGACCTTTTCGGGGTCGCGGACCGTCACCTTGTCCACCTCATGCGGGCCGTTGATGATCTGGATGTGCTCGGGGGCCTCGCCGGCGGTCCCTTCGACTTCCTCGTGGCCGTCGTGGCCGATCAGCAGGATGTCGAAGTCGTCCTTCGCGAAGCGGACAGCCTCTTTGTGCACCTTGGTCACCAGCGGGCAGGTAGCGTCGATGGTCCGCAGGCCGCGGTCCTCGGCGGACTGCACGACC
The nucleotide sequence above comes from Arthrobacter sp. KBS0702. Encoded proteins:
- a CDS encoding NADPH-dependent F420 reductase gives rise to the protein MTSISIIGTGKMGSAIAEVSARAGASIQIIRRRTGAGSAAERSDAEYGFVGDELTGDLVVLAVPYEAYPDVLEHYRDRLSGKVVIDISNPIDFTTYDELLVPPDSSTAVELSKALPAGVAVVKAFNVNLGDTLSTGTNGTTRTTVLFAGDDPEAKIAVAALLEGAGLRAVDAGPLSRARELEAMGFLQIVLAAIGKTRYESGFALLP
- a CDS encoding FAD-dependent monooxygenase; protein product: MVNHTTRVAVIGAGMGGLTAAIALTRIAGVHVTVFEQAKKLGDVGAGVTVAPNGQRVLDKLGVLEQVKHAGATPDGHGVYLDAMGNLVAEAAWEDSAKRYRNIGMYRPDLVNVLSREVAPDTIHLGHRLTSIQALDRGVCVGFENGVNSEFDAVVGADGVHSVVRDALMRAPAPVYSGFIAFRGVLDAALLPDDWPMISQVWMGEGKHFMCYPLQQRKLFNYVGFVPSDRPLKESWSAPGHVSELAAEFEGEKWDPKLRHFVQLIDKTFWWGLYDHEPLTNWSRGRVTLLGDAAHTMLPHAGQGVNQAMEDSITLAFFLREAESADGIAEAFKRYTAVRMQRTAILQNSSRRSGSQFDARNEFEDTKKRDADLRAGRDFRRSVLFDFDAVAAAEKALKRFRRI
- the ychF gene encoding redox-regulated ATPase YchF, with protein sequence MALTIGIVGLPNVGKSTLFNALTRNQVLAANYPFATIEPNVGVVNLPDPRLAKLAEIFGSARLLPAAVSFVDIAGIVKGASEGEGLGNQFLANIREAEAIAQVVRVFDDPDVIHVDGKVDPRSDMETINTELILADLQTIEKAVPRIEKEVKIKKREAAELAAVKAAQAVLERGDTIFSSIKSDKLEMEHLKELGLLTAKPFIYVFNADEGILGNPEKQAELRAMVAPADCIFLDAKLESDLVELDEEEAREMLEMNGQDESGLDQLARVGFHTLGLQTYLTAGPKETRAWTIHQGDTAPQAAGVIHSDFQRGFIKAEVVSFDDLIEAGSMAEAKARGKVRIEGKEYIMADGDVVEFRFNV
- a CDS encoding DNA recombination protein RmuC, with the translated sequence MDAFALILALLMLLIGAVAGAAFTFVMSRRRSSALEQDFDGVSARLSEVSARFAAADAERRLLAAQNRELGDARAQDGSVLRALAPVAEKLTAVQQQVSLLERDRLEQYGQLAQQLQEARLSDEQLLRSTHALESALRSNSARGQWGEVQLRRVVEAAGMLRHVDFHEQLHSSGSDNTIRPDLVVQLPGDKQLVVDAKVPLTAYLEAQELGSPAGGRAPGSVSLNGQQALLATHAKALKAHVDALSNKKYWDIPGNAPELVICFLPAESILAAALTADPALLDYALSKNVVLASPGTLLAVLKSVAFTWRQDVLTDSARELFELAQQLYERMGTLGDNVSKLGSSLKTSVDRYNSLVGTLEARVLPTARKLNALDAGGLATPTTVEATPRSVAAPELQPGITAGNTGLDEADDGSDSDSEESAA
- a CDS encoding 4-hydroxy-3-methylbut-2-enyl diphosphate reductase; the protein is MTSTAVSIPMPSVPRRRRTPEEVLAAAPVTGAKKVLLAAPRGYCAGVDRAVIAVEKALEHYGPPVYVRKQIVHNVHVVSSLEEKGAIFVDETDEVPEGALVIFSAHGVSPAVVQSAEDRGLRTIDATCPLVTKVHKEAVRFAKDDFDILLIGHDGHEEVEGTAGEAPEHIQIINGPHEVDKVTVRDPEKVIWLSQTTLSVDETMETVRLLKERFPTLQDPPSDDICYATTNRQVAIKKISPQADLVIVVGSANSSNSVRLVEVALEYGAKASYRVDFANEVDESWFEGVATVGVTSGASVPEVLVKDVLRLLADYGYGAVEEVVTAEEDLLFSLPKELRATLKQAGDVSRALGGRGARPAERP